Proteins encoded together in one Chelonoidis abingdonii isolate Lonesome George chromosome 1, CheloAbing_2.0, whole genome shotgun sequence window:
- the TRABD gene encoding traB domain-containing protein isoform X2 encodes MQEEQQPEAAADPMSSSDALEGDQKETSDASPNISDADAFKILLEMKMKKRQKKPNLPSTVTELVTEEGSKVFVVGTAHFSDSSKRDVVKTIQEVQPDVVVVELCQYRVSMLKMDEKTLLKEAKEINLEKLQQAIKQNGVMSGLMQMLLLKVSAHITEQLGMAPGGEFREAFKEAGRVPFCKFHLGDRPIPVTFKRAIAALSFWQKVKLAWGLCFLSDPISKDDVEKCKQKDLLEQMMAEMIGEFPDLHRTIVSERDIYLTYMLKQAAKRIELPRASETEPRKCIPSVVVGVVGMGHVPGIEKNWNTDLNIQEIMSVPPPSTSSKVLRFVIKATVFGLIGYGCYRIGQRTVQFILSMPTTQNCLQRLTEIRPRH; translated from the exons ATGCAGGAGGAGCAACAGCCTGAG GCTGCTGCAGATCCAATGTCCTCCTCTGATGCACTGGAAGGTGACCAAAAGGAAACTTCAGACGCATCACCGAATATTT CTGATGCAGATGCATTTAAAATTCTCCTGGAGATGAAGATgaagaagagacagaaaaagcccAATCTACCAAGCACTGTGACTGAACTTGTCACTGAGGAAGGGTCTAAGGTGTTCGTGGTTGGTACTGCCCACTTCAGTGACAGCAGCAAAAGAGATGTAGTGAAG ACAATACAGGAGGTACAGCCTGATGTGGTTGTGGTTGAGCTTTGCCAATACAGAGTTTCTATGTTAAAGATGGATGAAAAGACATTACTAAAGGAAGCCAAAGAAATCAATCTGGAGAAACTTCAGCAAGCTATAAAGCAG AATGGAGTCATGTCAGGACTAATGCAAATGCTTCTGCTGAAGGTCTCTGCTCACATCACAGAACAGCTGGGAATGGCCCCAGGAGGAGAATTCAGGGAGGCTTTCAAAGAG GCTGGTAGAGTACCTTTCTGTAAATTTCATCTTGGGGACAGACCCATCCCTGTTACGTTTAAGAGAGCCATCGCTGCACTTTCTTTCTGGCAAAAAGTCAAGCTTGCTTGGGGCCTCTGCTTCTTATCTGACCCAATCAG TAAAGATGACGTGGAGAAGTGTAAACAGAAGGATTTACTGGAGCAGATGATGGCTGAAATGATTGGAGAATTTCCTGATCTCCATCGAACAATTGTATCAGAGCGAGATATTTACTTGACCTACATGTTGAAGCAAGCAGCTAAGCGAATAGAACTACCTCGTGCTTCAGAAA CTGAACCCAGAAAATGTATCCCATCTGTTGTGGTTGGAGTAGTTGGGATGGGTCATGTGCCTGGAATAGAAAAGAACTGGAACACTGACTTAAACATCCAGGAAATCATGAG TGTGCCTCCACCGTCAACTTCGAGTAAGGTTCTCAGATTTGTCATAAAGGCAACAGTTTTCGGACTGATTGGATATGGCTGCTACCGGATAGGACAAAGGACAGTTCAATTTATTCTCTCGATGCCAACAACACAAAACTGTCTTCAAAGGCTGACGGAAATTAGACCTCGACATTGA
- the TRABD gene encoding traB domain-containing protein isoform X4, giving the protein MSSSDALEADADAFKILLEMKMKKRQKKPNLPSTVTELVTEEGSKVFVVGTAHFSDSSKRDVVKTIQEVQPDVVVVELCQYRVSMLKMDEKTLLKEAKEINLEKLQQAIKQNGVMSGLMQMLLLKVSAHITEQLGMAPGGEFREAFKEAGRVPFCKFHLGDRPIPVTFKRAIAALSFWQKVKLAWGLCFLSDPISKDDVEKCKQKDLLEQMMAEMIGEFPDLHRTIVSERDIYLTYMLKQAAKRIELPRASETEPRKCIPSVVVGVVGMGHVPGIEKNWNTDLNIQEIMSVPPPSTSSKVLRFVIKATVFGLIGYGCYRIGQRTVQFILSMPTTQNCLQRLTEIRPRH; this is encoded by the exons ATGTCCTCCTCTGATGCACTGGAAG CTGATGCAGATGCATTTAAAATTCTCCTGGAGATGAAGATgaagaagagacagaaaaagcccAATCTACCAAGCACTGTGACTGAACTTGTCACTGAGGAAGGGTCTAAGGTGTTCGTGGTTGGTACTGCCCACTTCAGTGACAGCAGCAAAAGAGATGTAGTGAAG ACAATACAGGAGGTACAGCCTGATGTGGTTGTGGTTGAGCTTTGCCAATACAGAGTTTCTATGTTAAAGATGGATGAAAAGACATTACTAAAGGAAGCCAAAGAAATCAATCTGGAGAAACTTCAGCAAGCTATAAAGCAG AATGGAGTCATGTCAGGACTAATGCAAATGCTTCTGCTGAAGGTCTCTGCTCACATCACAGAACAGCTGGGAATGGCCCCAGGAGGAGAATTCAGGGAGGCTTTCAAAGAG GCTGGTAGAGTACCTTTCTGTAAATTTCATCTTGGGGACAGACCCATCCCTGTTACGTTTAAGAGAGCCATCGCTGCACTTTCTTTCTGGCAAAAAGTCAAGCTTGCTTGGGGCCTCTGCTTCTTATCTGACCCAATCAG TAAAGATGACGTGGAGAAGTGTAAACAGAAGGATTTACTGGAGCAGATGATGGCTGAAATGATTGGAGAATTTCCTGATCTCCATCGAACAATTGTATCAGAGCGAGATATTTACTTGACCTACATGTTGAAGCAAGCAGCTAAGCGAATAGAACTACCTCGTGCTTCAGAAA CTGAACCCAGAAAATGTATCCCATCTGTTGTGGTTGGAGTAGTTGGGATGGGTCATGTGCCTGGAATAGAAAAGAACTGGAACACTGACTTAAACATCCAGGAAATCATGAG TGTGCCTCCACCGTCAACTTCGAGTAAGGTTCTCAGATTTGTCATAAAGGCAACAGTTTTCGGACTGATTGGATATGGCTGCTACCGGATAGGACAAAGGACAGTTCAATTTATTCTCTCGATGCCAACAACACAAAACTGTCTTCAAAGGCTGACGGAAATTAGACCTCGACATTGA
- the TRABD gene encoding traB domain-containing protein isoform X3: MSSSDALEGDQKETSDASPNISDADAFKILLEMKMKKRQKKPNLPSTVTELVTEEGSKVFVVGTAHFSDSSKRDVVKTIQEVQPDVVVVELCQYRVSMLKMDEKTLLKEAKEINLEKLQQAIKQNGVMSGLMQMLLLKVSAHITEQLGMAPGGEFREAFKEAGRVPFCKFHLGDRPIPVTFKRAIAALSFWQKVKLAWGLCFLSDPISKDDVEKCKQKDLLEQMMAEMIGEFPDLHRTIVSERDIYLTYMLKQAAKRIELPRASETEPRKCIPSVVVGVVGMGHVPGIEKNWNTDLNIQEIMSVPPPSTSSKVLRFVIKATVFGLIGYGCYRIGQRTVQFILSMPTTQNCLQRLTEIRPRH, from the exons ATGTCCTCCTCTGATGCACTGGAAGGTGACCAAAAGGAAACTTCAGACGCATCACCGAATATTT CTGATGCAGATGCATTTAAAATTCTCCTGGAGATGAAGATgaagaagagacagaaaaagcccAATCTACCAAGCACTGTGACTGAACTTGTCACTGAGGAAGGGTCTAAGGTGTTCGTGGTTGGTACTGCCCACTTCAGTGACAGCAGCAAAAGAGATGTAGTGAAG ACAATACAGGAGGTACAGCCTGATGTGGTTGTGGTTGAGCTTTGCCAATACAGAGTTTCTATGTTAAAGATGGATGAAAAGACATTACTAAAGGAAGCCAAAGAAATCAATCTGGAGAAACTTCAGCAAGCTATAAAGCAG AATGGAGTCATGTCAGGACTAATGCAAATGCTTCTGCTGAAGGTCTCTGCTCACATCACAGAACAGCTGGGAATGGCCCCAGGAGGAGAATTCAGGGAGGCTTTCAAAGAG GCTGGTAGAGTACCTTTCTGTAAATTTCATCTTGGGGACAGACCCATCCCTGTTACGTTTAAGAGAGCCATCGCTGCACTTTCTTTCTGGCAAAAAGTCAAGCTTGCTTGGGGCCTCTGCTTCTTATCTGACCCAATCAG TAAAGATGACGTGGAGAAGTGTAAACAGAAGGATTTACTGGAGCAGATGATGGCTGAAATGATTGGAGAATTTCCTGATCTCCATCGAACAATTGTATCAGAGCGAGATATTTACTTGACCTACATGTTGAAGCAAGCAGCTAAGCGAATAGAACTACCTCGTGCTTCAGAAA CTGAACCCAGAAAATGTATCCCATCTGTTGTGGTTGGAGTAGTTGGGATGGGTCATGTGCCTGGAATAGAAAAGAACTGGAACACTGACTTAAACATCCAGGAAATCATGAG TGTGCCTCCACCGTCAACTTCGAGTAAGGTTCTCAGATTTGTCATAAAGGCAACAGTTTTCGGACTGATTGGATATGGCTGCTACCGGATAGGACAAAGGACAGTTCAATTTATTCTCTCGATGCCAACAACACAAAACTGTCTTCAAAGGCTGACGGAAATTAGACCTCGACATTGA